One window of the Arthrobacter sp. D5-1 genome contains the following:
- a CDS encoding DUF5937 family protein yields the protein MLKYELSEADLGGVRFGISPLCELGLSLRAVRDPSQYPLQLPWLRRTEEARSRLDLDGLLSLVDDRLWTPDFLNPRPQSPLTRIDDEFAALEQLSAEQFHGDLVRVHGAVPAVFSGPVGQAIRRMVGILRDFWETCFEPHWLRMRTILEADIVYRGRQIAQAGLFTMLNDLSGAVEFDGRVISVRLKNPASRTERTDGLGLTLVPTMFTRRASAPVNHGDPPLLMYPARGQGAMWETERITNPAAIVAVLGEVRTSLLTALAAPASSTELGLRFGVTTSAVNQHLRALRDAGLVTSTRYGRSVLYFRSELGAALLLG from the coding sequence ATGTTGAAGTACGAGTTGTCAGAGGCAGATCTGGGCGGCGTGCGCTTTGGCATCTCGCCCCTCTGCGAACTGGGACTCTCCCTCAGGGCTGTTCGCGATCCCAGCCAGTACCCGCTCCAGCTGCCTTGGTTGCGTCGGACGGAAGAAGCCCGCTCACGTTTGGACCTCGATGGATTGCTGTCCCTGGTGGATGACCGGCTGTGGACACCGGACTTCCTGAACCCCCGGCCTCAGTCCCCACTGACCAGGATCGATGACGAGTTCGCAGCATTGGAGCAGCTTTCGGCCGAGCAGTTTCACGGAGATTTGGTCAGGGTGCACGGCGCTGTCCCGGCAGTCTTTTCCGGGCCCGTTGGGCAGGCGATCCGACGCATGGTCGGTATCCTCCGGGACTTCTGGGAAACCTGCTTCGAGCCGCACTGGCTGCGCATGCGCACCATCCTGGAAGCGGACATTGTCTACCGGGGCCGGCAGATTGCACAGGCCGGGCTGTTCACGATGCTGAACGATTTGTCCGGTGCTGTGGAATTCGATGGCCGCGTCATCTCCGTGCGGCTGAAGAATCCGGCGTCGCGGACCGAGAGGACGGACGGCTTGGGGCTGACACTTGTTCCCACCATGTTCACGCGCCGGGCCTCTGCTCCCGTGAACCACGGCGATCCGCCGCTGCTGATGTACCCCGCCAGGGGCCAGGGCGCCATGTGGGAAACGGAACGGATCACGAACCCGGCCGCGATTGTGGCCGTATTGGGTGAGGTCCGGACCAGCCTGCTCACCGCCTTGGCAGCCCCGGCCTCGTCCACAGAGTTGGGCCTGCGCTTTGGCGTCACAACGTCGGCCGTGAACCAGCACCTCAGGGCACTCCGGGACGCAGGACTCGTGACGTCAACCCGCTACGGCCGCAGTGTGCTCTACTTCCGGAGCGAACTGGGCGCGGCGTTGCTGCTGGGGTGA
- a CDS encoding dihydrofolate reductase family protein — MRKVTAGLFHSVDGVVQDPFKFQFDSFDDELGRGLTKMITTVDTVVLGRVSYQEWAGYWPTAPRDEDFATFINPVEKFVASRTLTEPLEWENSHLIEGDVEKFVADLKSRGGGEIAVCGSISLVRQLFFAGILDELTLMTHPVVAGSGRRLFEDGDPLHRLVLEDQYATSKGNVVSTYSLRKD; from the coding sequence TTGCGCAAAGTCACCGCCGGCCTGTTCCACTCCGTTGATGGCGTGGTTCAGGACCCATTCAAGTTCCAGTTCGACAGCTTCGACGACGAACTCGGCAGAGGACTGACCAAGATGATCACCACGGTGGACACCGTGGTCCTGGGGCGGGTCAGCTACCAGGAGTGGGCCGGATATTGGCCCACCGCACCTCGGGATGAGGACTTTGCTACCTTCATCAATCCCGTGGAAAAGTTCGTCGCATCGCGCACCCTCACAGAGCCTCTTGAGTGGGAGAACTCGCACCTGATCGAAGGCGATGTGGAGAAGTTCGTCGCCGACCTCAAGTCCCGGGGTGGCGGCGAGATTGCCGTCTGCGGCAGCATCTCCCTGGTCCGCCAACTGTTTTTCGCGGGCATCCTGGACGAACTGACCCTCATGACGCATCCCGTGGTGGCCGGCAGCGGGCGGCGGCTCTTTGAGGACGGCGACCCGTTGCACCGGCTCGTGTTGGAGGACCAGTACGCCACCAGCAAGGGCAACGTGGTCAGCACCTACAGCCTCCGCAAAGACTAA
- a CDS encoding ATP-binding cassette domain-containing protein gives MITVQSLSKSYGPNKVLTDVSFTVEQGKITGFLGPNGAGKTTTMRAILGLEQPDAGSTSIDGTPYPQLSNPFRTVGSLLDTRWLIPGLSIQHQAEVVAKSLGVSSANVKTMLEEVGLGSVPRRRVRELSLGMRQRLGLGLALLGRPTNYIFDEPINGLDPDGIIWFRELAQKLASEGSAILLSSHLMSEMELTADRIVILHQGRILTDTDLSGLQKLARSKVIVRANDPRSLAAAFPGDLVEHLPNTNDGLAIYDTSTREVFTKARDAGVLLDELRNERVSLESVYRQMTQHTNAREDVASHV, from the coding sequence ATGATCACTGTCCAATCCCTCAGTAAGTCCTACGGGCCCAACAAAGTCCTGACTGACGTGTCCTTCACTGTCGAACAAGGCAAAATCACCGGGTTTCTCGGCCCTAACGGTGCTGGAAAAACGACCACCATGAGGGCAATACTCGGCCTCGAACAACCCGACGCAGGATCAACATCAATCGATGGAACCCCTTATCCACAGCTGAGCAACCCGTTCCGAACAGTTGGGTCCCTTCTGGACACCAGATGGCTCATTCCCGGCCTCAGCATCCAGCACCAGGCTGAGGTGGTGGCCAAGAGCCTCGGCGTCAGCTCCGCCAACGTCAAAACAATGCTCGAAGAAGTCGGACTCGGCTCAGTGCCGCGACGGAGAGTCAGGGAACTCTCCCTGGGAATGCGGCAGCGTCTCGGGCTCGGCCTGGCACTGCTGGGCAGGCCCACAAATTACATTTTCGACGAACCCATCAATGGACTGGATCCGGACGGCATCATCTGGTTCCGGGAACTCGCACAGAAACTCGCCTCCGAAGGCTCAGCGATCCTTTTGTCATCACACTTGATGTCCGAAATGGAACTGACAGCCGACAGGATCGTGATCCTCCACCAAGGCAGAATCCTCACCGATACCGATCTCAGCGGCCTCCAAAAACTTGCCCGAAGCAAAGTCATCGTCCGCGCAAATGACCCACGAAGCCTCGCAGCTGCATTTCCCGGAGACCTCGTAGAACACCTTCCCAACACCAATGACGGGCTTGCGATCTACGACACCTCCACACGCGAAGTATTTACGAAGGCCAGAGACGCCGGCGTTCTCCTGGATGAACTCCGCAACGAAAGAGTGTCACTGGAATCCGTGTACCGCCAGATGACACAACACACGAACGCCAGAGAGGACGTGGCAAGCCATGTCTAG
- a CDS encoding PH domain-containing protein — MYRTGLLFGNVLRVPLVSLVGADVRQDRYERITGVHHLSIETKSAGHEALEFHALTSPQLSELLTLTGVTLPPPEAKAPTDTEPEKVSSPAAEHREPEAEGKAIDFKLTPGKMLAISITYGKYLLLVPVLYGLYNRLGEVITLPVPQELEKVYAGIGLGAQLGVLTVFLVVAVAYGYGLTCLIYGKFRIASAEDSLNVSRGFFTTQKYQIKTSDVDTLHIDQNLFMRISGLHRISVTSRSRTDSNRRRIVFPVLSRRDVDSHVRLYLPRFDLKSPLITARSNVGISLVLVTTKLSIGLIAALTLAALTDSVPFARYGGIAAIALLTAASVNRTHRTLRVSAVNSQIHLGWGLWTSRHWIFDSRNIVALKSTQPPIRFLPSKVTVSFKDGGQLPRSFALLLQRRQATALLNALEPALGPEHSPVPTSVQTRPTYDHCPIPQ, encoded by the coding sequence GTGTACCGAACCGGTCTCTTGTTCGGCAATGTACTCCGCGTACCGCTCGTTTCACTCGTAGGTGCCGACGTCCGACAAGACAGGTATGAGCGCATAACCGGCGTCCACCACCTCAGCATCGAGACCAAATCGGCGGGGCATGAAGCTCTCGAATTCCATGCCCTCACATCACCCCAACTGAGCGAACTGCTCACCCTGACCGGCGTGACACTTCCGCCACCGGAAGCAAAAGCACCCACCGACACCGAGCCCGAGAAGGTCTCCTCCCCGGCCGCAGAACACCGGGAACCTGAAGCCGAGGGCAAAGCCATCGACTTCAAGCTGACTCCTGGAAAGATGCTTGCCATATCCATCACTTATGGCAAGTACCTGCTGCTTGTTCCGGTGCTTTACGGTCTCTACAACCGACTTGGCGAAGTAATCACGCTCCCTGTGCCCCAGGAACTGGAGAAGGTTTATGCCGGGATCGGCCTCGGGGCGCAGCTCGGCGTACTCACGGTCTTTCTCGTCGTGGCAGTGGCCTACGGCTATGGACTGACATGTCTCATTTACGGCAAATTCCGCATCGCATCCGCCGAAGACAGCCTCAACGTCTCCCGGGGCTTCTTCACCACCCAGAAGTACCAGATAAAGACCTCTGACGTGGATACCCTCCATATCGACCAAAACCTCTTCATGCGGATCAGCGGCCTGCATAGAATTTCCGTCACCTCACGCTCCAGGACAGACAGCAACCGCCGAAGAATCGTGTTCCCCGTCCTCTCCCGCCGCGACGTTGACTCCCACGTCCGCCTGTACCTCCCGCGTTTCGACTTGAAGTCACCACTGATAACGGCCAGGTCGAACGTCGGGATTTCGTTGGTTCTGGTGACGACCAAACTGTCCATAGGACTGATAGCGGCCCTAACGCTTGCCGCCCTAACAGATTCAGTGCCCTTCGCACGCTACGGAGGGATCGCGGCTATTGCACTGCTCACCGCGGCATCGGTAAACCGCACACACCGGACCCTTAGAGTTTCCGCCGTGAACAGCCAGATCCACCTGGGCTGGGGGCTCTGGACAAGCCGGCACTGGATCTTCGATTCGCGGAACATTGTTGCCCTCAAATCAACGCAACCGCCGATTCGCTTCCTGCCCTCCAAAGTGACCGTCTCCTTCAAAGACGGAGGCCAATTGCCCAGGAGCTTTGCCCTCCTGCTACAACGCCGGCAGGCAACAGCGCTGCTGAATGCACTGGAACCTGCCCTCGGCCCCGAACATTCACCCGTCCCGACGTCCGTACAGACAAGGCCTACATATGATCACTGTCCAATCCCTCAGTAA
- a CDS encoding ISL3 family transposase, whose amino-acid sequence MDVLYAFIKSQELRALNEPTSPRPDAATAIFNLPDYRVTGTEVLAFGQRRIRVVATAEAGCPSCGVISTRVHSRRSQRLRDIPVAGPVEVVWAKRRFFCDEYLCPRRTFTEETAEVPRRARSTRRLREALVAAVIGSGRAAAEAASSFGVSWWLVQRALDSAALTLPDVDALAPRMLGIDEHRYRSVRFFRDPATKAWKRYEPWMTTIVDLDTGQVLGIVDGRDSEGVGDWLFARPLQWRLGVQVVAIDPSAAFRKALRMWLPRTAVSVDAFHLVKLGNDMLTEVRQRLTQQTHGRRGRSIDPVWANRRLLLRAGDTLSDRARDRLSNVFATDDVTGKLQAAWLVKEQLRALLTTGSLADAAAAKDRLQVLVERAAQPETNRLWRTICRWWKEIEVLIVTGATTAKVEANNTAIKHIKRTGRGFTNARNYKTRILLRSAARTAA is encoded by the coding sequence ATGGATGTTCTCTACGCATTCATCAAGAGTCAGGAGCTACGAGCCTTGAACGAGCCTACTTCGCCGCGCCCCGATGCTGCCACCGCCATTTTCAACCTGCCCGACTACCGGGTCACCGGCACCGAGGTCCTCGCCTTCGGGCAGCGACGGATCCGCGTCGTGGCCACCGCCGAGGCCGGCTGCCCGTCCTGCGGCGTGATCAGCACCCGCGTGCATTCACGCCGGTCACAACGCCTGCGTGACATCCCTGTCGCCGGCCCGGTCGAAGTGGTCTGGGCCAAGCGGAGGTTCTTCTGCGATGAGTACCTGTGCCCCCGCCGGACATTCACCGAGGAGACAGCCGAGGTACCGCGCCGGGCACGGTCCACCCGCCGGCTCCGTGAGGCCCTGGTGGCCGCCGTGATCGGTTCCGGGAGGGCCGCCGCCGAGGCTGCCTCTTCATTCGGTGTCTCGTGGTGGCTTGTCCAGCGGGCACTGGATTCCGCGGCGCTGACGCTGCCCGATGTCGATGCCCTGGCACCGCGGATGCTCGGCATCGATGAACACCGCTACCGGTCCGTGCGGTTCTTCCGCGACCCTGCCACGAAGGCCTGGAAACGCTACGAACCCTGGATGACCACCATCGTCGATCTCGACACCGGACAAGTCCTCGGGATCGTTGACGGCCGCGACAGCGAGGGGGTAGGAGACTGGCTGTTCGCCCGCCCGCTTCAGTGGCGGCTGGGCGTGCAGGTCGTTGCCATCGACCCCTCGGCGGCGTTCCGCAAGGCCCTGCGGATGTGGCTTCCACGCACCGCTGTCTCAGTCGACGCGTTCCACCTGGTCAAGCTCGGCAACGACATGCTCACCGAAGTCCGGCAACGACTCACCCAGCAGACCCATGGTCGGCGGGGGCGCTCCATCGATCCGGTCTGGGCCAACCGGCGACTGCTCCTGCGCGCCGGGGACACGCTCTCGGATCGGGCCCGGGACAGGCTCAGCAACGTGTTCGCGACCGACGATGTCACCGGGAAGCTGCAGGCCGCGTGGCTGGTCAAGGAACAGCTCCGGGCCCTGCTGACTACCGGCTCTCTTGCCGACGCTGCCGCCGCGAAGGACCGGCTGCAGGTCCTGGTCGAGCGAGCCGCGCAGCCGGAGACGAACCGGCTGTGGCGCACAATCTGCCGGTGGTGGAAAGAGATCGAAGTCCTCATTGTCACCGGTGCGACAACCGCGAAAGTGGAAGCCAACAACACCGCGATAAAACACATAAAGAGGACGGGTCGGGGATTCACCAACGCACGCAACTACAAAACCCGTATCCTGTTGCGCAGTGCCGCCAGAACAGCGGCATGA
- a CDS encoding PH domain-containing protein, which yields MNGDIPADHTLDPGIVSCWRAAATTSAGVFLCLLALLCYLAPASIVLVLAVCAAALTVALTAVDLLWLIPLRARYFRYALTERGVEIHTGRFLYRRILIPYHQVLYTNVRRGPLLRKYGLESLQIGTLGERFTVPGLKSDVIEHIEETLVSRSAGQYVASE from the coding sequence GTGAACGGGGATATCCCGGCTGACCACACGTTGGATCCGGGCATCGTGTCATGTTGGCGTGCAGCGGCGACCACGTCAGCGGGCGTCTTCCTCTGCCTGCTGGCGTTGCTCTGCTATCTGGCGCCGGCCTCCATCGTGCTTGTTCTGGCCGTCTGCGCCGCGGCTCTGACTGTTGCGCTGACTGCCGTTGACCTTCTTTGGCTGATCCCGCTGCGGGCCCGTTATTTCCGGTACGCGCTCACCGAGCGTGGTGTCGAGATCCACACGGGCCGTTTTTTGTATCGGCGGATTCTGATCCCGTACCACCAGGTGCTCTACACGAACGTCCGACGCGGGCCTCTCCTGCGCAAATACGGGCTCGAATCTCTGCAAATAGGGACACTCGGGGAACGATTCACGGTGCCGGGTCTAAAGTCTGATGTCATAGAGCACATCGAAGAGACCCTGGTCAGCCGCTCAGCGGGGCAGTATGTGGCATCGGAATAG
- a CDS encoding aureocin A53 family class IId bacteriocin yields the protein MFAILLRVAQAAARYGQRVVDWVWANSSRIYQWIRDGLAVDAIINRILEILGIN from the coding sequence ATGTTTGCAATTCTGCTTCGCGTTGCTCAGGCTGCCGCTCGCTACGGCCAGCGTGTCGTTGACTGGGTTTGGGCTAATTCCAGCCGCATCTACCAGTGGATCCGTGACGGTTTGGCTGTCGACGCCATCATCAACCGGATCCTCGAAATCCTGGGCATCAACTAG
- a CDS encoding DUF2089 family protein, translated as METNAWMDELSESDLGFIRSMILHSGSLKALASEYGVSYPTVRSRLDKIIEKIQVAESTSVDEFSQKVFAMAIEGRITRDAAKRIIELHHKQSGGNYGQH; from the coding sequence ATGGAGACCAACGCGTGGATGGACGAGTTGAGCGAGAGCGACCTCGGCTTCATCAGATCCATGATTCTTCACTCCGGCTCCCTTAAGGCCTTGGCCTCTGAATACGGCGTCTCATACCCGACAGTGCGTAGCCGCTTGGACAAGATCATCGAGAAAATACAGGTAGCCGAGAGCACGAGCGTTGATGAGTTCTCACAGAAAGTTTTTGCCATGGCCATCGAAGGACGCATAACCCGTGATGCTGCCAAGCGCATAATAGAATTGCACCATAAACAATCAGGGGGAAATTATGGACAACATTAA
- a CDS encoding GNAT family protein: MNPLEQPVLVAPPYRLRPFTAADVPVVQEASSDPLIPAITTVPASGSRQAALAFIERQHQRLVDGTGYSFAIADPSSDQAVGQIGLWLKNLSQGRASIGYWVAPSHRGKGAASSALGALAAWGLAQPGIHRLELYVEPWNEGSWRAAERSGFVREGTMRSWLEIGGQRKDMYMYSRLPAR, encoded by the coding sequence ATGAATCCTCTGGAGCAGCCTGTACTCGTTGCGCCCCCTTACAGGCTCCGCCCATTTACGGCAGCCGATGTTCCTGTGGTCCAGGAAGCCTCGAGCGATCCACTAATTCCTGCCATCACGACGGTCCCCGCCAGCGGTTCACGCCAGGCAGCTCTGGCCTTCATCGAAAGACAGCACCAACGCTTAGTTGATGGCACCGGGTACTCCTTCGCTATTGCTGATCCCTCCTCTGATCAGGCGGTTGGCCAAATCGGGCTGTGGCTGAAGAACCTCAGCCAAGGCCGGGCGAGCATTGGCTATTGGGTGGCGCCAAGTCATCGGGGGAAGGGAGCTGCTTCCTCTGCTTTAGGTGCCCTCGCCGCCTGGGGTCTTGCGCAACCCGGGATTCATCGATTGGAACTCTACGTCGAGCCTTGGAATGAGGGCTCCTGGCGCGCAGCCGAGCGCAGCGGGTTCGTACGGGAAGGGACGATGAGGAGCTGGCTAGAGATTGGCGGCCAGCGCAAGGACATGTACATGTACTCGCGCCTTCCTGCTCGCTAG
- a CDS encoding alpha/beta hydrolase, which yields MFEGFEERHIDVGSCSLFVRYGGEGPPVLLLHGHPRTSATWHRVAPQLLNAGFCVVCPDLPGYGQSSKPAPTVDHAAHSKRATARHMVALMAELGHEQFRLVGHDRGSYTALRLVLDYPGMVSKVALLDCIPISEHLARADARFATKWWHWFFYAQPDTGQLVWRERGGNGAGKLR from the coding sequence ATGTTTGAGGGTTTCGAGGAACGCCACATCGACGTCGGGTCGTGCAGTCTGTTTGTCCGTTATGGTGGCGAAGGCCCACCGGTTCTGTTGCTTCACGGGCATCCGCGCACGTCCGCTACATGGCATCGGGTCGCTCCTCAACTGTTGAACGCGGGATTCTGTGTCGTTTGCCCCGACCTCCCGGGTTACGGACAGTCGAGCAAACCGGCCCCGACAGTGGACCATGCAGCCCATTCAAAGCGCGCGACCGCCCGGCACATGGTCGCACTTATGGCGGAACTGGGTCACGAGCAATTTAGGCTCGTGGGACATGACCGGGGCAGCTACACTGCGCTGCGACTGGTCTTGGATTATCCCGGAATGGTCTCCAAGGTCGCGCTGCTCGATTGCATCCCCATCAGTGAGCATCTAGCCAGGGCCGATGCGAGGTTCGCTACAAAGTGGTGGCATTGGTTCTTCTACGCCCAACCAGATACCGGACAGCTGGTATGGCGGGAGCGCGGCGGCAATGGGGCAGGAAAACTACGATGA
- the istA gene encoding IS21 family transposase produces the protein MKSDGEIMEILAAYDLTGSLRATAELTGCSHHTVAKHVTARDAGRPIGEPTARGRVTDPFLPKIEEWVEASKGRIRADKAHEKLLALGYAGSERSTRRAIAQVKDAWRLGHTRVHRPWITEPGMWLQYDFGDGPRIGGVKTILFVAWLAFSRFRIVIPLKDRTAPSVFAALDRCFRILGGAPTYVLTDNEKTVTTSHVAGVPVRNQQTLDFARHYGVTVLTCQPADPATKGGVEASVKLAKADLVPKDTNLRDEYATFAELEAACTAFMDEVNHREHRTTRRKPAAMLAEEAPRLHRIPDTAHTVAFGLARMVPENTPMVTFENAQYSVPAHLLGARVFVRTHGTGPGEQVIIVHHGTAGPVEVARHDRARPGSPAINDEHFPGTRTRVPGDYEVRARSADEAAFLAIGEGARTWLMEAAAAGTARINVKMAEAVTLAKIAGTDQVDRALGDAALHGRFAHQDLASILNANIRRTTTHAANEATSLTQGTGAWAAIGNPTLNTTTNTTTKITPEEAR, from the coding sequence ATGAAGTCTGACGGAGAAATCATGGAAATTCTTGCTGCCTACGACCTGACCGGATCGTTGCGCGCCACTGCGGAGCTCACGGGCTGCTCGCACCACACTGTTGCCAAACACGTGACCGCCCGGGACGCAGGCCGGCCGATCGGGGAACCGACGGCACGGGGCCGGGTCACCGACCCGTTCCTGCCCAAGATCGAAGAATGGGTGGAAGCCTCCAAGGGCCGGATCCGCGCTGACAAGGCCCACGAGAAGCTCCTCGCTCTGGGCTATGCGGGTTCGGAGCGCTCCACCCGCCGGGCGATTGCGCAGGTCAAGGACGCGTGGCGGCTGGGCCACACCCGCGTCCATCGGCCGTGGATCACTGAACCTGGGATGTGGTTGCAGTACGACTTCGGCGACGGGCCACGGATCGGCGGGGTGAAGACGATCCTGTTCGTGGCGTGGCTGGCGTTCTCACGCTTCCGCATCGTGATCCCGCTCAAGGACAGGACGGCGCCGAGCGTGTTCGCGGCCCTGGACCGGTGCTTCCGGATCCTCGGCGGAGCACCGACCTATGTCCTCACGGACAACGAGAAGACCGTGACCACCTCCCACGTTGCCGGGGTCCCGGTGCGGAACCAGCAGACCCTGGACTTCGCCCGGCACTACGGGGTGACCGTGCTGACCTGCCAGCCCGCGGACCCGGCCACCAAAGGCGGGGTGGAAGCGTCCGTGAAGCTCGCCAAGGCCGACCTCGTGCCCAAAGACACCAACCTCCGCGACGAATACGCCACCTTCGCCGAGCTCGAGGCCGCCTGCACGGCGTTCATGGACGAGGTCAATCACCGTGAGCACCGGACGACGCGGCGCAAACCCGCAGCCATGCTCGCCGAGGAAGCCCCGCGGCTGCACCGTATCCCGGACACCGCCCACACGGTCGCCTTCGGACTCGCCCGCATGGTTCCGGAGAACACCCCAATGGTCACCTTCGAAAACGCCCAGTACTCCGTCCCGGCCCACCTGCTCGGAGCCCGGGTGTTCGTCCGCACCCACGGGACCGGGCCCGGCGAGCAGGTCATCATCGTCCACCACGGCACTGCAGGGCCCGTCGAAGTCGCCCGCCATGATCGGGCCCGGCCCGGCAGTCCCGCCATCAACGACGAACACTTCCCGGGAACCCGGACCAGGGTCCCCGGCGATTACGAGGTCAGGGCCCGCAGCGCGGACGAGGCAGCGTTCCTGGCCATCGGCGAAGGCGCCAGGACCTGGCTGATGGAGGCCGCCGCGGCCGGGACCGCACGGATCAACGTGAAAATGGCAGAAGCCGTCACGCTGGCCAAAATCGCCGGCACCGACCAGGTCGACCGGGCCCTGGGCGACGCCGCACTACATGGCCGGTTCGCGCACCAGGACCTCGCCTCGATCCTGAACGCCAACATCCGCCGCACGACCACCCACGCGGCCAACGAAGCCACCTCCCTGACTCAGGGAACCGGCGCGTGGGCCGCGATCGGCAACCCGACCCTGAACACCACAACCAACACCACGACCAAAATCACGCCGGAGGAGGCCCGATGA
- the istB gene encoding IS21-like element helper ATPase IstB has protein sequence MSPVTTANTAAPPLPADLEALMRSLKMPHARALAPDLIATARAQRWEPTEVIKALFTEEAAGRARSMLASRRKAAGFPTGKTFEAWDPAASSIPAPTQQALRTLEWITRRENLVVCGPSGTGKTFFLEALGQQAVEAGMRVAWFRLEDLGVLIRAHRTDDSVTRAVARILRAELVVIDDIGLLPVATDAAEGLYRVVDAAYEKRSIAISSNLHPAGFDELMPKTLATATVDRLLHHAHVCQTSGDSVRLTQALAGKGVTRLN, from the coding sequence ATGAGCCCCGTCACCACAGCCAACACCGCCGCTCCGCCGTTGCCGGCGGACCTGGAAGCCCTTATGCGGTCCCTGAAAATGCCCCACGCCCGTGCACTGGCACCGGACCTGATCGCGACCGCCCGCGCCCAGCGGTGGGAACCAACCGAGGTCATCAAAGCACTCTTCACCGAGGAAGCCGCCGGTCGGGCCCGGTCCATGCTCGCTTCCCGCCGCAAAGCAGCAGGCTTCCCGACCGGGAAGACCTTCGAGGCGTGGGACCCTGCAGCGTCCTCCATCCCTGCCCCGACCCAGCAGGCCCTCCGGACCCTGGAATGGATCACCCGCAGGGAAAACCTCGTCGTCTGCGGGCCCTCCGGGACCGGGAAGACGTTCTTCCTCGAAGCCCTCGGCCAGCAGGCCGTTGAAGCCGGAATGCGGGTCGCCTGGTTCAGGCTCGAAGACCTCGGCGTCCTGATCCGCGCCCACCGAACCGACGACAGCGTCACCCGGGCCGTGGCCAGGATTCTCCGCGCGGAGCTCGTGGTCATTGACGATATTGGCCTGTTGCCGGTGGCCACGGACGCCGCCGAAGGTCTCTACCGGGTCGTGGACGCAGCCTACGAAAAACGGTCCATCGCGATCAGCTCCAACCTCCACCCCGCCGGATTCGACGAGCTCATGCCCAAAACCCTCGCAACCGCCACCGTTGACCGGCTGCTGCACCACGCCCACGTCTGTCAGACCAGCGGCGATTCCGTCCGCCTCACCCAGGCCCTCGCCGGGAAAGGAGTAACCCGACTGAACTGA
- a CDS encoding SDR family oxidoreductase has protein sequence MSETHKDHIAVVTGASRGIGAAISSRLATAGLTVAVHYGHDGKAAAEVVASIEAAGGKAFPFQADLGADTAAQDFWAAYDKAAAEAGALNQPIHVLVNNAGVTLRGAIEDFSREDFLTQQAVNVNAPYFIVKEGLTRIADGGRIVNISSGVTRIAFPEIIGYALTKGAIEAFTLTLAKHLGPREITVNSVAPGVVDTDINAGWLRGNDEAQAGVAASSALGRVGQPDDIASVVAFLASDEARWITGQKIDATGGTNL, from the coding sequence ATGAGCGAAACACACAAAGACCACATCGCCGTTGTGACCGGAGCCAGCCGAGGGATCGGTGCGGCAATCTCCTCCCGCCTTGCCACCGCAGGCCTGACTGTTGCTGTCCACTACGGACACGACGGGAAGGCGGCCGCCGAGGTGGTGGCCTCCATCGAAGCTGCGGGAGGAAAGGCTTTCCCTTTCCAGGCAGACCTTGGAGCCGACACCGCAGCACAGGATTTTTGGGCCGCCTACGACAAAGCCGCTGCAGAAGCCGGCGCCTTGAACCAGCCGATCCACGTCCTCGTGAACAATGCCGGGGTCACCCTGCGCGGGGCCATTGAAGACTTCAGCCGGGAAGATTTCCTAACCCAGCAGGCCGTTAACGTCAACGCACCCTACTTCATCGTCAAGGAAGGGCTGACCCGGATCGCTGACGGGGGCCGCATCGTCAACATCTCCTCCGGCGTGACCCGCATAGCGTTCCCGGAAATCATTGGCTACGCCCTCACCAAGGGCGCGATTGAGGCCTTTACCCTGACTCTCGCCAAACACCTCGGGCCCAGGGAAATCACGGTGAATTCGGTCGCTCCGGGTGTCGTGGACACCGACATCAACGCTGGTTGGCTCCGCGGAAACGACGAAGCCCAGGCCGGGGTAGCTGCCAGCAGCGCCCTGGGTCGAGTGGGCCAGCCCGACGATATCGCAAGCGTCGTAGCTTTCCTTGCTTCCGACGAAGCGCGCTGGATCACCGGGCAGAAGATCGACGCCACCGGCGGCACCAACCTCTAA